The Theobroma cacao cultivar B97-61/B2 chromosome 2, Criollo_cocoa_genome_V2, whole genome shotgun sequence genome includes the window ATTGCTAGTAAACAAGAAGTTCTCACCTGTCAGGCTAGCTAATGAAAAGAGAGCATTCATCAATGAGATTACTTGAGTATATATGTCTTATTTTAAGTGGATGGTAGCCGAAATAGTTGTAATTCCAAGTCATATTGCAGCGTATGATCTGAAGTTCTGAACTCAATTCACCGTTCCGGTCCGTTCATCAGTCGAAGAGTTTCTTGCTCAATAATTATCCAAAGAAGCAACAGTTTTTttgaattgaagaaaatacTTGGCCAATTCAATAACAACAGAATCAACAAATACAAAAGAGCTTAAATTTTCCACGCATTAAGTTCAAGACTCAACAATAGAGTatgaaacaaacaaaataagacAAGACTACAATGGAGCGGAATAAGATATGTAGGATAATCCTACAacatcattaatcaaattatatatgacCAGTGAGGGCCACATTAATCATCAACCGAGATACAAGTGAACCTTGATGGCAAGCAAGAAGACACAAATGAGGCCAAAATACAGCAGGGAATGGACCAGAATCGAAGCACCACTTGTCTTAAAGTTGCCAAAGTCCACACACCTGAGGTGCCCTGGCACCTGAAACAGCAGCCCCGGTGTTAGCAGCACGAACAGCACCACTGCAACAAAAACAG containing:
- the LOC18608967 gene encoding uncharacterized protein LOC18608967, with translation MSDWGPVFVAVVLFVLLTPGLLFQVPGHLRCVDFGNFKTSGASILVHSLLYFGLICVFLLAIKVHLYLG